A single Melopsittacus undulatus isolate bMelUnd1 chromosome 11, bMelUnd1.mat.Z, whole genome shotgun sequence DNA region contains:
- the FAAP100 gene encoding Fanconi anemia core complex-associated protein 100 isoform X2: protein MAHGGPRLDYLAGFCCPPGGLAAGKPRVLCHDTDIFLCNGSEFVYVYEQEGKVLKAVYRCPDQVWHMELLPQPRQLYILCAHSGIYCVSLEQQSRLMEQTDGDGQESNCPSGVLPVESDACIFPDSSLCMFTLLNSFVITLSQAQGKWWLKLHELQGPERQSPPYRQVSEVGFCPGPPPGEAEGPPAHFLPVLCCAASPGTMGSGEGLWCSGGFVLEEPLFSLLFGIDVAMLESPMILCGFPDGQLCSVPLKALSSSPPTDGCHDVSNHDPPVKILHHLEEPIVFIGALRTERRAAEEAEDEQLFGDSGCDCVVAVGHYGKMVAVKADQREEATVPELREYCLRGPILCAACGSGSRMYYSTHSDISAVDLDRAGDSSDPEDAESGTGVLPPVLAPASLSICSVVALSLSSRASEGESELLALSAKGRLMSCGLCSPEEPDVELTPAEIGRRIKELLSGIGNTSERVSFLKKAVDQKNRALASLNQVMNLSAALLSSQEGQKPIACTVTANWSCLLLRDTVTISCLLENCSEYSLEEGWTLCVQLLPSPCALEEESVDAATTFTFPIDQLLPGNKRELTLPLGSAADAKLDLPLTISCALYYSLRDILGSGSESPEALDDFLPDDSPLLSPDREGICLPLSECTIDMLQCLRLESSPPGADPPPLAPAPPDPVETFLQVCREQTEPTGGKDGEQPPAPGQGSLPPSAASIRVSSELLKTALKASDPEVPLSCATLRWLLAENTGAAVLSSGTLTSVRGAAPDGGEVQLLVREASNGCP, encoded by the exons ATGGCGCACGGCGGCCCGCGCCTGGATTACCTGGCCGGGTTCTGCTGCCCGCCGGGGGGGCTGGCGGCCGGCAAGCCCCGGGTGCTGTGCCACGACACCGACATCTTCCTGTGCAACGGCAGCGAGTTCGTGTACGTCTATgagcaggaggggaaggtgCTGAAG GCCGTGTACCGATGCCCTGACCAGGTGTggcacatggagctgctgccccagccccggcAGCTCTACATCCTCTGTGCCCACAGCGGCATTTACTGCGTGtccctggagcagcagagcag GTTAATGGAGCAGACGGATGGTGACGGCCAAGAAAGCAATTGCCCTTCCGGCGTTCTCCCGGTGGAGTCGGACGCCTGCATCTTCCCAGACTCCAGCCTGTGCATGTTCACTCTGCTCAACAGCTTCGTCATCACCTTGTCCCAGGCTCAGGGCAAGTGGTGGCTGAAGCTGCACGAGCTGCAGGGCCCCGAGCGGCAGAGCCCCCCGTACCGGCAGGTCAGCGAGGTGGGCTTCTGCCCCGGCCCCCCGCCCGGCGAGGCCGAGGGGCCCCCGGCCCACTTCCTGCCCGTGCTGTGCTGCGCAGCCTCCCCCGGCACCATGGGCTCCGGGGAGGGGCTGTGGTGCTCGGGAGGCTTTGTGCTGGAGGAGCCGCTCTTCAGCCTGCTCTTCGGCATCGATGTGGCCATGCTGGAGTCTCCGATGATCCTGTGTGGGTTCCCGGATggacagctctgctctgtgccgCTGAAAGCCCTCAGCTCCTCACCTCCCACTGACGGCTGCCACGATGTGTCCAACCACGACCCTCCGGTGAAGATCCTCCATCACCTGGAAGAGCCCATCGTCTTCATTGGGGCCCTGAGAACGGAGCGGAGGGCGGCGGAAGAGGCTGAGGACGAGCAGCTCTTTGGGGACTCTGGCTGTGACTGTGTGGTGGCCGTGGGGCACTACGGGAAGATGGTGGCAGTGAAGGCGGATCAGAGGGAGGAGGCCACGGTGCCGGAGCTCCGGGAGTACTGCCTGCGCGGGCCCATCCTGTGTGCTGCCTGCGGCAGCGGCAGCCGCATGTACTACAGCACCCACTCGGACATCTCCGCCGTCGACCTGGACCGGGCGGGCGACTCCTCCGACCCCGAGGACGCGGAGAGCGGCACCGGTGTCCTGCCCCCGGTCCTGGCTCCGGCCAGCTTAAGTATCTGTAGCGTTGTGGCTCTTTCCTTGTCGTCCCGGGCGTCAGAAG GTGAATCAGAGCTGCTGGCCCTGTCTGCCAAAGGCCGCCTCATGTCCTGTGGCTTATGCAGCCCTGAGGAGCCTGACGTGGAGCTGACACCTGCCGAGATTGGCCGGAGGATTAAGGAGCTTCTGTCTGGGATCGGCAACACCTCAGAGAG AGTTTCCTTCCTGAAGAAAGCCGTGGACCAAAAGAACCGAGCCCTGGCCAGCCTGAACCAGGTGATGAACCTGAGCGCGGCGCTGCTGTCCAGCCAGGAGGGCCAGAAGCCCATTGCTTGCACTGTCACTGCCAACTggagctgcctcctgctccgAGACACCGTCaccatctcctgcctgctggagaACTGCAGCGAGTACAGCCTGGAGGAGGGCTGGACCCTCTGCGTtcagctcctgcccagcccctGTGCCTTAGAGGAGGAATCTGTGGACGCAGCCACCACCTTCACCTTCCCCATCGACCAGCTGCTCCCTGGCAACAAGCGGGAGCTGACGCTGCCGCTCGGCTCTGCTGCCGACGCCAAACTGGACCTGCCTCTGACCATCTCCTGTGCCCTCTACTACAGTTTACGGGATATTCTGGGCAGTGGCTCCGAGTCCCCCGAGGCTCTGGATGATTTCCTGCCCGACGACTCCCCCCTGCTCTCCCCGGACAGAGAGGGGATCTGCCTGCCCCTCAGCGAGTGCACCATTGACATGCTCCAGTGCCTGCGTTTGGAGAGCAGCCCCCCCGGGGCAGATCCCCCCCCGCTGGCCCCTGCACCCCCAGACCCTGTGGAGACCTTCCTCCAAGTGTGCCGGGAGCAGACTGAGCCCACGGGGGGCAAGGACGGGGAGCAGCCGCCTGCCCCGGGACAGGGGAGCCTGCCCCCGTCGGCAGCGTCCATCCGGGTgtcctcagagctgctgaagaCTGCCCTGAAAGCCTCTGACCCAG AGGTGCCCCTGAGCTGTGCCACACTGCGCTGGCTGCTGGCAGAGAACACCGGGGCCGCGGTGCTGAGCAGCGGGACCCTGACCTCGGTGCGCGGCGCGGCGCCGGACGGAGGAGAGGTGCAGCTGCTCGTGCGAGAGGCAAGCAATGG GTGTCCATGA
- the FAAP100 gene encoding Fanconi anemia core complex-associated protein 100 isoform X1, translating into MAHGGPRLDYLAGFCCPPGGLAAGKPRVLCHDTDIFLCNGSEFVYVYEQEGKVLKAVYRCPDQVWHMELLPQPRQLYILCAHSGIYCVSLEQQSRLMEQTDGDGQESNCPSGVLPVESDACIFPDSSLCMFTLLNSFVITLSQAQGKWWLKLHELQGPERQSPPYRQVSEVGFCPGPPPGEAEGPPAHFLPVLCCAASPGTMGSGEGLWCSGGFVLEEPLFSLLFGIDVAMLESPMILCGFPDGQLCSVPLKALSSSPPTDGCHDVSNHDPPVKILHHLEEPIVFIGALRTERRAAEEAEDEQLFGDSGCDCVVAVGHYGKMVAVKADQREEATVPELREYCLRGPILCAACGSGSRMYYSTHSDISAVDLDRAGDSSDPEDAESGTGVLPPVLAPASLSICSVVALSLSSRASEGESELLALSAKGRLMSCGLCSPEEPDVELTPAEIGRRIKELLSGIGNTSERVSFLKKAVDQKNRALASLNQVMNLSAALLSSQEGQKPIACTVTANWSCLLLRDTVTISCLLENCSEYSLEEGWTLCVQLLPSPCALEEESVDAATTFTFPIDQLLPGNKRELTLPLGSAADAKLDLPLTISCALYYSLRDILGSGSESPEALDDFLPDDSPLLSPDREGICLPLSECTIDMLQCLRLESSPPGADPPPLAPAPPDPVETFLQVCREQTEPTGGKDGEQPPAPGQGSLPPSAASIRVSSELLKTALKASDPEVPLSCATLRWLLAENTGAAVLSSGTLTSVRGAAPDGGEVQLLVREVSMNDLSPAGPIQAVEILVESPSLADVCRMHHAVIRRIQALVLEQAAQGSGPPDLRMQYLRQIQANHETLLKEAQTLREQSPHGEDGAAMAEKLLQIYRQLRNPSLVVL; encoded by the exons ATGGCGCACGGCGGCCCGCGCCTGGATTACCTGGCCGGGTTCTGCTGCCCGCCGGGGGGGCTGGCGGCCGGCAAGCCCCGGGTGCTGTGCCACGACACCGACATCTTCCTGTGCAACGGCAGCGAGTTCGTGTACGTCTATgagcaggaggggaaggtgCTGAAG GCCGTGTACCGATGCCCTGACCAGGTGTggcacatggagctgctgccccagccccggcAGCTCTACATCCTCTGTGCCCACAGCGGCATTTACTGCGTGtccctggagcagcagagcag GTTAATGGAGCAGACGGATGGTGACGGCCAAGAAAGCAATTGCCCTTCCGGCGTTCTCCCGGTGGAGTCGGACGCCTGCATCTTCCCAGACTCCAGCCTGTGCATGTTCACTCTGCTCAACAGCTTCGTCATCACCTTGTCCCAGGCTCAGGGCAAGTGGTGGCTGAAGCTGCACGAGCTGCAGGGCCCCGAGCGGCAGAGCCCCCCGTACCGGCAGGTCAGCGAGGTGGGCTTCTGCCCCGGCCCCCCGCCCGGCGAGGCCGAGGGGCCCCCGGCCCACTTCCTGCCCGTGCTGTGCTGCGCAGCCTCCCCCGGCACCATGGGCTCCGGGGAGGGGCTGTGGTGCTCGGGAGGCTTTGTGCTGGAGGAGCCGCTCTTCAGCCTGCTCTTCGGCATCGATGTGGCCATGCTGGAGTCTCCGATGATCCTGTGTGGGTTCCCGGATggacagctctgctctgtgccgCTGAAAGCCCTCAGCTCCTCACCTCCCACTGACGGCTGCCACGATGTGTCCAACCACGACCCTCCGGTGAAGATCCTCCATCACCTGGAAGAGCCCATCGTCTTCATTGGGGCCCTGAGAACGGAGCGGAGGGCGGCGGAAGAGGCTGAGGACGAGCAGCTCTTTGGGGACTCTGGCTGTGACTGTGTGGTGGCCGTGGGGCACTACGGGAAGATGGTGGCAGTGAAGGCGGATCAGAGGGAGGAGGCCACGGTGCCGGAGCTCCGGGAGTACTGCCTGCGCGGGCCCATCCTGTGTGCTGCCTGCGGCAGCGGCAGCCGCATGTACTACAGCACCCACTCGGACATCTCCGCCGTCGACCTGGACCGGGCGGGCGACTCCTCCGACCCCGAGGACGCGGAGAGCGGCACCGGTGTCCTGCCCCCGGTCCTGGCTCCGGCCAGCTTAAGTATCTGTAGCGTTGTGGCTCTTTCCTTGTCGTCCCGGGCGTCAGAAG GTGAATCAGAGCTGCTGGCCCTGTCTGCCAAAGGCCGCCTCATGTCCTGTGGCTTATGCAGCCCTGAGGAGCCTGACGTGGAGCTGACACCTGCCGAGATTGGCCGGAGGATTAAGGAGCTTCTGTCTGGGATCGGCAACACCTCAGAGAG AGTTTCCTTCCTGAAGAAAGCCGTGGACCAAAAGAACCGAGCCCTGGCCAGCCTGAACCAGGTGATGAACCTGAGCGCGGCGCTGCTGTCCAGCCAGGAGGGCCAGAAGCCCATTGCTTGCACTGTCACTGCCAACTggagctgcctcctgctccgAGACACCGTCaccatctcctgcctgctggagaACTGCAGCGAGTACAGCCTGGAGGAGGGCTGGACCCTCTGCGTtcagctcctgcccagcccctGTGCCTTAGAGGAGGAATCTGTGGACGCAGCCACCACCTTCACCTTCCCCATCGACCAGCTGCTCCCTGGCAACAAGCGGGAGCTGACGCTGCCGCTCGGCTCTGCTGCCGACGCCAAACTGGACCTGCCTCTGACCATCTCCTGTGCCCTCTACTACAGTTTACGGGATATTCTGGGCAGTGGCTCCGAGTCCCCCGAGGCTCTGGATGATTTCCTGCCCGACGACTCCCCCCTGCTCTCCCCGGACAGAGAGGGGATCTGCCTGCCCCTCAGCGAGTGCACCATTGACATGCTCCAGTGCCTGCGTTTGGAGAGCAGCCCCCCCGGGGCAGATCCCCCCCCGCTGGCCCCTGCACCCCCAGACCCTGTGGAGACCTTCCTCCAAGTGTGCCGGGAGCAGACTGAGCCCACGGGGGGCAAGGACGGGGAGCAGCCGCCTGCCCCGGGACAGGGGAGCCTGCCCCCGTCGGCAGCGTCCATCCGGGTgtcctcagagctgctgaagaCTGCCCTGAAAGCCTCTGACCCAG AGGTGCCCCTGAGCTGTGCCACACTGCGCTGGCTGCTGGCAGAGAACACCGGGGCCGCGGTGCTGAGCAGCGGGACCCTGACCTCGGTGCGCGGCGCGGCGCCGGACGGAGGAGAGGTGCAGCTGCTCGTGCGAGAG GTGTCCATGAACGACCTCAGCCCTGCAGGGCCCATCCAGGCCGTGGAGATCCTGGTGGAGAGCCCGTCCTTGGCCGACGTGTGCAGGATGCACCACGCCGTGATCCGGCGCATCCAG GcactggtgctggagcaggcggCACAGGGCTCGGGGCCCCCAGACCTCCGCATGCAGTACCTGCGCCAGATCCAGGCCAACCACGAG ACGCTGCTGAAGGAGGCGCAGACCCTACGGGAGCAGTCGCCCCACGGCGAGGACGGAGCCGCCATGGCAGAGAAGCTCCTCCAGATCTACCGGCAGCTGCGGAACCCCAGCCTTGTAGTGCTCTGA